The Polyodon spathula isolate WHYD16114869_AA chromosome 23, ASM1765450v1, whole genome shotgun sequence genome has a window encoding:
- the spata2 gene encoding spermatogenesis-associated protein 2, with the protein MDSKLREDLLKKYVQSLECRLEVGGGRGGQQQGVGEAGLCSAATALLSLHQVDPAHRFQLVRFYEVSENALRTLRSSSLQGLETAFNTLETICTNLLLYPWKKEFRSIKTFTGPYVYCLQSALCDSDLRSLLRSMGYSRDQELQFHAREPSGGIAQLRQLAFELFLAQMECRLLKELVAQAGGGSLDMAVEAVEIRRVSREDARGCADILRRREALTGEVSRLSVRRPECERAYLKQRADRPYKSMDVTDGAGHWQPSSKPVLMTTLSLRKEPLFVDAEEDQQDEIIRPAPSLLSATGPAYSPLADFFPVTSAPTEPPPLSSYSSYHLSSLDEIDLYTDRGGGYRLPSKQPSREPRDNWGGKSPAAPSVNVKCQGCGVGSTSVIACQKCDMILCPSCHAEEHSPCCGLQDFPKVSRPSEGYLSGKEKLYVYSSTPTQAQLPDRPQSNPKLFPSKLSTASSGSNGSRCGFCNKPGASHTCLHCSKVSCDSCMTLYAKDFCGRKNAHHNFVPNNHLNYKCSSISHLVYR; encoded by the exons ATGGATTCAAAGCTGCGAGAGGACCTATTGAAGAAGTATGTGCAATCTCTGGAGTGTCGGCTGGAGGtggggggaggaagaggaggacagCAGCAAGGGGTGGGCGAGGCCGGTCTTTGCTCGGCCGCCACAGCACTACTTAGTCTCCACCAGGTCGATCCAGCTCACCGTTTCCAGCTGGTTCGCTTCTATGAAGTGTCAGAGAATGCACTGCGCACACTGAGAAGCTCCAGCTTGCAAGGGCTGGAGACAGCCTTTAATACACTGGAAACAATCTGCACCAACCTTTTGCTCTACCCTTGGAAAAAAGAGTTCCGCTCCATTAAG ACTTTCACTGGCCCTTATGTGTACTGCCTGCAGTCAGCTTTGTGTGACTCAGACCTTCGCTCCTTGCTGCGCTCCATGGGTTACTCGCGAGACCAGGAGCTACAGTTCCATGCCCGAGAGCCTAGTGGTGGGATAGCTCAGCTACGCCAGCTGGCCTTTGAGCTGTTCCTGGCACAGATGGAGTGCCGCTTGCTGAAGGAGCTGGTGGCACAAGCGGGTGGGGGCTCTTTAGACATGGCGGTGGAGGCTGTTGAGATACGTCGAGTCAGTCGCGAAGATGCCAGAGGCTGTGCTGACATCCTGCGTCGCAGAGAGGCCTTGACAGGGGAGGTGTCCCGGCTTAGTGTGCGCCGGCCTGAGTGTGAGCGGGCCTACCTGAAGCAGCGAGCAGATCGGCCCTACAAATCGATGGACGTGACAGATGGTGCAGGTCACTGGCAGCCCTCCAGCAAGCCGGTTCTGATGACCACGCTCAGCCTCCGCAAGGAGCCTCTCTTTGTGgatgcagaggaggaccagcagGATGAGATCATTAGACCTGCACCCTCTCTGCTGTCTGCAACAGGACCTGCTTACAGCCCTTTGGCTGATTTCTTTCCTGTCACATCTGCTCCTACAGAGCCTCCCCCTCTTTCCTCATACTCTTCCTACCACCTGTCCTCTCTTGATGAAATCGATCTCTACACAGACCGAGGTGGCGGCTATCGTCTGCCTTCGAAGCAGCCGAGCAGGGAACCTAGAGACAACTGGGGAGGCAAGAGTCCCGCTGCCCCATCTGTTAATGTGAAGTGCCAGGGCTGTGGTGTGGGCAGCACCAGTGTTATCGCCTGCCAGAAGTGCGATATGATCCTGTGTCCTAGTTGCCACGCAGAAGAGCACTCCCCATGCTGTGGGCTCCAGGACTTCCCCAAGGTTTCGCGTCCCAGCGAGGGGTACTTATCTGGTAAAGAGAAGTTGTACGTCTATTCCAGCACTCCCACTCAGGCCCAACTCCCAGACAGGCCCCAGTCCAACCCCAAGCTTTTCCCCAGTAAGTTGAGCACCGCCAGCAGCGGTAGCAATGGCTCGCGCTGCGGGTTCTGTAACAAGCCAGGTGCCTCCCACACATGTCTGCACTGCTCCAAAGTGTCCTGTGACAGTTGCATGACCCTCTATGCTAAAGACTTCTGTGGACGTAAGAATGCACACCATAATTTTGTGCCGAACAACCATCTTAACTACAAATGCAGCTCCATCTCTCACCTGGTGTATCGATAG
- the LOC121298000 gene encoding E3 ubiquitin-protein ligase RNF114-like: protein MAMFRGLDSGLKKTSGAEGERDISEFVCPVCLEIYDRPMTTQCGHTFCSSCLQECLRPQKPVCAVCRTALTKWTASVGLEAHIQNSQGTCKGCRAQVYLSQMRSHTAACPKFQEYIMEGVSTTAKSQPSRLSAVPNRFTFTCPYCGFQNLDQEGLVEHCNAQHSRDPRQVVCPICASMPWGDPNYKSANFFQHLKMRHTFSYDTFVDYSADEHAMMQEALQRSMLDN, encoded by the exons ATGGCGATGTTTCGGGGCTTGGACTCAGGGCTGAAAAAGACCAGCGGCGCAGAAGGCGAGAGGGACATATCAGAATTCGTCTGCCCCGTATGCCTTGAGATATACGATCGCCCTATGACCACACAATGTGGTCACAC GTTCTGCTCGAGCTGTCTGCAGGAGTGCCTGCGTCCTCAGAAGCCAGTGTGTGCCGTGTGCCGGACTGCACTCACCAAGTGGACAGCCTCTGTCGGGCTGGAGGCCCACATTCAGAACTCCCAGGGGACCTGCAAGGGCTGTCGTGCACAG GTGTACTTGTCCCAGATGCGCAGTCACACTGCAGCCTGCCCCAAGTTTCAGGAGTACATCATGGAAGGGGTCAGCACAACTGCCAAATCACAGCCTTCCCGACTCAG CGCTGTGCCAAACCGCTTCACCTTCACCTGCCCATACTGTGGCTTCCAGAACCTAGATCAGGAGGGGCTAGTGGAACACTGCAATGCCCAGCACTCACGTGACCCACGCCAGGTG GTGTGTCCAATCTGTGCTTCGATGCCATGGGGAGACCCAAACTACAAGAGCGCCAACTTCTTCCAGCACTTAAAGATGCGCCACACTTTCTCATACGATACTTTTGTG GACTATTCTGCAGACGAGCACGCTATGATGCAAGAGGCTCTTCAGCGCTCCATGCTGGACAACTAG